One window from the genome of Choloepus didactylus isolate mChoDid1 chromosome 2, mChoDid1.pri, whole genome shotgun sequence encodes:
- the BCAN gene encoding brevican core protein isoform X3: MAPLLLSLLVALALDQVPAASADSLEGDSSEDRAFRVRIAGDAPLYGVLGGALTIPCHVHYLRPPPSRRAAPGSPRVKWTFLSGGREAEVLVARGLRVKVSEAYRFRVALPAYPASLTDVSLALSELRPNDSGIYRCEVQHGIDDSSDAVEVKVKGVVFLYREGSARYAFSFNGAQEACARIGARIATPEQLYAAYLGGYEQCDAGWLSDQTVRYPIQTPREACYGDMDGYPGVRNYGVVDPDDLYDVYCYAEDLNGELFLGAPPEKLTLEEAQAYCQDRGAEIATTGQLYAAWDGGLDRCSPGWLADGSVRYPIVTPSQRCGGGLPGVKTLFLFPNQTGFPNKHSRFNVYCFRDNAQPSAVPEASNSASDPASDGLEAIVTVTETLKELQLPQEAVESESRGAIYSIPIMEDGGGGTSTPEDPAEAPRIFLELETQSTEPPTGSSEEEYYKVLEEEEKNKDEEEKEEEEEEEEVEDEALWTWPSELGSPGPEASFPTELVREDSLPQASPTAREVLWPHASATPKGESEAPGPPRVHGPPTETLPTPREGNLASPPPSTPVGVREVGEELGSPELSGVPRGESEETGSSEEVPSLLPATRTPESTRELEAPSEENSGRTAPAGTSVHAQPVLPTDSASSGVAVAPASGDCVPSPCHNGGTCMEEEEGVRCLCLPGYGGNLCDVGLRFCNPGWDAFQGACYKHFSTRRSWEEAETQCRLYGAHLASISTPEEQDFINNRYREYQWIGLNDRTIEGDFLWSDGVPLLYENWNPGQPDSYFLSGENCVVMVWHDQGQWSDVPCNYHLSYTCKMGLVSCGPPPELPLAQVFGRPRLRYEVDTVLRYQCREGLAQRNLPLIRCQENGHWEPLQISCVPRRPEMT, encoded by the exons ATGGCCCCACTGCTCCTGTCCCTGCTGGTAGCCCTGGCCCTGGACCAGgtccctgcagcctcagctgattCACTGGAAGGGGACAGCTCAG AGGACCGGGCCTTCCGCGTGCGCATCGCGGGCGACGCGCCGCTGTACGGCGTGCTCGGCGGCGCCCTCACCATCCCGTGCCACGTCCACTACCTGCGGCCGCCGCCGAGCCGTCGCGCCGCGCCAGGCTCTCCGCGGGTCAAGTGGACCTTTCTGTCTGGGGGCCGGGAGGCCGAGGTGCTGGTGGCGCGGGGCCTGCGCGTCAAGGTGAGCGAAGCCTACCGGTTCCGCGTGGCGCTGCCCGCCTACCCGGCATCGCTCACCGACGTCTCCCTGGCGCTGAGCGAGCTGCGGCCCAACGACTCGGGCATCTACCGCTGCGAGGTCCAGCATGGCATAGATGACAGCAGCGACGCTGTGGAGGTCAAGGTCAAAG GGGTTGTCTTTCTCTACCGGGAGGGCTCTGCCCGATATGCCTTCTCCTTCAACGGTGCCCAGGAAGCCTGTGCCCGCATTGGAGCCCGCATCGCCACCCCTGAGCAGCTCTACGCTGCCTACCTCGGAGGCTATGAACAGTGTGATGCCGGCTGGCTGTCTGATCAGACCGTGAG GTATCCCATCCAGACTCCACGAGAAGCCTGTTATGGAGACATGGATGGCTACCCTGGGGTCCGGAACTATGGGGTGGTGGACCCGGATGACCTCTATGATGTCTATTGTTATGCTGAAGACCTAAATG GAGAGTTGTTCCTGGGTGCTCCTCCAGAAAAGCTGACATTGGAGGAGGCACAGGCATACTGCCAGGATCGGGGTGCAGAGATTGCCACCACAGGCCAGCTGTATGCAGCCTGGGATGGTGGCCTGGACCGCTGCAGCCCAGGCTGGCTGGCAGATGGCAGTGTGCGCTACCCCATTGTCACACCCAGCCAGCGATGTGGAGGGGGCCTGCCTGGCGTCAAGACCCTCTTCCTTTTCCCCAACCAGACTGGCTTCCCCAACAAGCACAGCCGCTTTAACGTCTATTGCTTCCGAG ACAATGCCCAGCCCTCTGCCGTTCCTGAGGCCTCCAACTCAGCCTCTGACCCAGCCTCTGATGGACTGGAGGCCATCGTCACTGTGACGGAGACACTGAAAGAGCTGCAGCTGCCTCAGGAAGCTGTGGAGAGTGAGTCCCGTGGAGCCATCTACTCCATTCCCATCATGGAGGATGGAGGAGGTGGCACCTCCACTCCAGAAGACCCTGCAGAGGCCCCTAGGATCTTCCTAG AATTAGAAACCCAATCCACTGAACCACCCACCGGGTCCTCAGAAGAGGAATATTACAAGGTgctggaggaagaagaaaagaacaaggatgaagaagagaaagaggaggaggaagaagaggaggaggtggaggacgAGGCCCTGTGGACCTGGCCCAGCGAGCTCGGCAGCCCCGGCCCAGAGGCCTCTTTCCCCACGGAGCTGGTCCGGGAGGACTCACTGCCTCAGGCATCCCCGACAGCAAGGGAAGTCCTGTGGCCTCATGCCTCGGCAACTCCCaaaggagagtcagaggctcccgGGCCTCCGAGGGTCCATGGACCACCCACTGAGACCCTGCCCACTCCCAGGGAGGGGAACTTGGCATCCCCACCACCTTCCACGCCAGTTGGGGTgagagaggtgggggaggagtTGGGGAGTCCTGAGCTGTCTGGGGTCCCCAGAGGAGAGAGTGAGGAGACAGGGAGCTCCGAGGAGGTCCCTTCCCTGCTTCCAGCCACACGGACCCCTGAGAGCACCAGGGAGCTGGAGGCCCCCTCCGAAGAGAATTCTGGAAGAACTGCCCCAGCAGGGACCTCGGTGCATGCCCAGCCGGTGCTGCCCACTGACAGCGCCAGCAGTGGAGTGGCCGTGGCCCCCGCATCAG GTGACTGtgtccccagcccctgccacAATGGTGGGACAtgcatggaggaggaggagggggtccGCTGCCTGTGCTTGCCTGGCTATGGGGGGAACCTGTGCGATGTTG GCCTGCGCTTCTGCAACCCCGGTTGGGACGCCTTCCAGGGCGCCTGCTACAAGCACTTTTCTACACGGAGGAGCTGGGAGGAGGCAGAGACCCAGTGCCGATTGTACGGCGCACACCTAGCTAGCATCAGCACGCCCGAGGAACAGGACTTCATCAACA ATCGATACAGGGAGTACCAGTGGATTGGGCTCAACGACCGGACCATTGAAGGCGATTTCTTGTGGTCAGACGGCGTCCCCTTG CTCTATGAGAACTGGAACCCTGGGCAGCCTGACAGCTACTTCCTGTCCGGAGAGAACTGCGTGGTCATGGTGTGGCATGATCAGGGACAATGGAGTGATGTGCCCTGCAACTACCACCTGTCCTACACCTGCAAGATGGGGCTGG TGTCCTGTGGGCCCCCGCCAGAGCTGCCCTTGGCTCAAGTGTTTGGCCGTCCACGGCTGCGCTATGAGGTGGATACCGTACTTCGATACCAGTGCCGGGAAGGGCTGGCTCAGCGCAACCTGCCACTAATCCGCTGCCAGGAGAATGGTCACTGGGAGCCCCTCCAGATCTCTTGTGTACCCCGTAGGCCT GAAATGACATGA
- the BCAN gene encoding brevican core protein isoform X2, with protein sequence MAPLLLSLLVALALDQVPAASADSLEGDSSEDRAFRVRIAGDAPLYGVLGGALTIPCHVHYLRPPPSRRAAPGSPRVKWTFLSGGREAEVLVARGLRVKVSEAYRFRVALPAYPASLTDVSLALSELRPNDSGIYRCEVQHGIDDSSDAVEVKVKGVVFLYREGSARYAFSFNGAQEACARIGARIATPEQLYAAYLGGYEQCDAGWLSDQTVRYPIQTPREACYGDMDGYPGVRNYGVVDPDDLYDVYCYAEDLNGELFLGAPPEKLTLEEAQAYCQDRGAEIATTGQLYAAWDGGLDRCSPGWLADGSVRYPIVTPSQRCGGGLPGVKTLFLFPNQTGFPNKHSRFNVYCFRDNAQPSAVPEASNSASDPASDGLEAIVTVTETLKELQLPQEAVESESRGAIYSIPIMEDGGGGTSTPEDPAEAPRIFLELETQSTEPPTGSSEEEYYKVLEEEEKNKDEEEKEEEEEEEEVEDEALWTWPSELGSPGPEASFPTELVREDSLPQASPTAREVLWPHASATPKGESEAPGPPRVHGPPTETLPTPREGNLASPPPSTPVGVREVGEELGSPELSGVPRGESEETGSSEEVPSLLPATRTPESTRELEAPSEENSGRTAPAGTSVHAQPVLPTDSASSGVAVAPASGDCVPSPCHNGGTCMEEEEGVRCLCLPGYGGNLCDVGLRFCNPGWDAFQGACYKHFSTRRSWEEAETQCRLYGAHLASISTPEEQDFINNRYREYQWIGLNDRTIEGDFLWSDGVPLLYENWNPGQPDSYFLSGENCVVMVWHDQGQWSDVPCNYHLSYTLSCGPPPELPLAQVFGRPRLRYEVDTVLRYQCREGLAQRNLPLIRCQENGHWEPLQISCVPRRPARALHPMKATERHQARLLGHWKARLTTPSSPTPGP encoded by the exons ATGGCCCCACTGCTCCTGTCCCTGCTGGTAGCCCTGGCCCTGGACCAGgtccctgcagcctcagctgattCACTGGAAGGGGACAGCTCAG AGGACCGGGCCTTCCGCGTGCGCATCGCGGGCGACGCGCCGCTGTACGGCGTGCTCGGCGGCGCCCTCACCATCCCGTGCCACGTCCACTACCTGCGGCCGCCGCCGAGCCGTCGCGCCGCGCCAGGCTCTCCGCGGGTCAAGTGGACCTTTCTGTCTGGGGGCCGGGAGGCCGAGGTGCTGGTGGCGCGGGGCCTGCGCGTCAAGGTGAGCGAAGCCTACCGGTTCCGCGTGGCGCTGCCCGCCTACCCGGCATCGCTCACCGACGTCTCCCTGGCGCTGAGCGAGCTGCGGCCCAACGACTCGGGCATCTACCGCTGCGAGGTCCAGCATGGCATAGATGACAGCAGCGACGCTGTGGAGGTCAAGGTCAAAG GGGTTGTCTTTCTCTACCGGGAGGGCTCTGCCCGATATGCCTTCTCCTTCAACGGTGCCCAGGAAGCCTGTGCCCGCATTGGAGCCCGCATCGCCACCCCTGAGCAGCTCTACGCTGCCTACCTCGGAGGCTATGAACAGTGTGATGCCGGCTGGCTGTCTGATCAGACCGTGAG GTATCCCATCCAGACTCCACGAGAAGCCTGTTATGGAGACATGGATGGCTACCCTGGGGTCCGGAACTATGGGGTGGTGGACCCGGATGACCTCTATGATGTCTATTGTTATGCTGAAGACCTAAATG GAGAGTTGTTCCTGGGTGCTCCTCCAGAAAAGCTGACATTGGAGGAGGCACAGGCATACTGCCAGGATCGGGGTGCAGAGATTGCCACCACAGGCCAGCTGTATGCAGCCTGGGATGGTGGCCTGGACCGCTGCAGCCCAGGCTGGCTGGCAGATGGCAGTGTGCGCTACCCCATTGTCACACCCAGCCAGCGATGTGGAGGGGGCCTGCCTGGCGTCAAGACCCTCTTCCTTTTCCCCAACCAGACTGGCTTCCCCAACAAGCACAGCCGCTTTAACGTCTATTGCTTCCGAG ACAATGCCCAGCCCTCTGCCGTTCCTGAGGCCTCCAACTCAGCCTCTGACCCAGCCTCTGATGGACTGGAGGCCATCGTCACTGTGACGGAGACACTGAAAGAGCTGCAGCTGCCTCAGGAAGCTGTGGAGAGTGAGTCCCGTGGAGCCATCTACTCCATTCCCATCATGGAGGATGGAGGAGGTGGCACCTCCACTCCAGAAGACCCTGCAGAGGCCCCTAGGATCTTCCTAG AATTAGAAACCCAATCCACTGAACCACCCACCGGGTCCTCAGAAGAGGAATATTACAAGGTgctggaggaagaagaaaagaacaaggatgaagaagagaaagaggaggaggaagaagaggaggaggtggaggacgAGGCCCTGTGGACCTGGCCCAGCGAGCTCGGCAGCCCCGGCCCAGAGGCCTCTTTCCCCACGGAGCTGGTCCGGGAGGACTCACTGCCTCAGGCATCCCCGACAGCAAGGGAAGTCCTGTGGCCTCATGCCTCGGCAACTCCCaaaggagagtcagaggctcccgGGCCTCCGAGGGTCCATGGACCACCCACTGAGACCCTGCCCACTCCCAGGGAGGGGAACTTGGCATCCCCACCACCTTCCACGCCAGTTGGGGTgagagaggtgggggaggagtTGGGGAGTCCTGAGCTGTCTGGGGTCCCCAGAGGAGAGAGTGAGGAGACAGGGAGCTCCGAGGAGGTCCCTTCCCTGCTTCCAGCCACACGGACCCCTGAGAGCACCAGGGAGCTGGAGGCCCCCTCCGAAGAGAATTCTGGAAGAACTGCCCCAGCAGGGACCTCGGTGCATGCCCAGCCGGTGCTGCCCACTGACAGCGCCAGCAGTGGAGTGGCCGTGGCCCCCGCATCAG GTGACTGtgtccccagcccctgccacAATGGTGGGACAtgcatggaggaggaggagggggtccGCTGCCTGTGCTTGCCTGGCTATGGGGGGAACCTGTGCGATGTTG GCCTGCGCTTCTGCAACCCCGGTTGGGACGCCTTCCAGGGCGCCTGCTACAAGCACTTTTCTACACGGAGGAGCTGGGAGGAGGCAGAGACCCAGTGCCGATTGTACGGCGCACACCTAGCTAGCATCAGCACGCCCGAGGAACAGGACTTCATCAACA ATCGATACAGGGAGTACCAGTGGATTGGGCTCAACGACCGGACCATTGAAGGCGATTTCTTGTGGTCAGACGGCGTCCCCTTG CTCTATGAGAACTGGAACCCTGGGCAGCCTGACAGCTACTTCCTGTCCGGAGAGAACTGCGTGGTCATGGTGTGGCATGATCAGGGACAATGGAGTGATGTGCCCTGCAACTACCACCTGTCCTACACCT TGTCCTGTGGGCCCCCGCCAGAGCTGCCCTTGGCTCAAGTGTTTGGCCGTCCACGGCTGCGCTATGAGGTGGATACCGTACTTCGATACCAGTGCCGGGAAGGGCTGGCTCAGCGCAACCTGCCACTAATCCGCTGCCAGGAGAATGGTCACTGGGAGCCCCTCCAGATCTCTTGTGTACCCCGTAGGCCT GCCCGAGCTCTGCATCCAATGAAGGCCACAGAAAGACATCAGGCGAGGCTACTGGGGCACTGGAAGGCGCGATTGACCACTCCTTCCAGCCCCACTCCAGGTCCTTAG
- the BCAN gene encoding brevican core protein isoform X1: MAPLLLSLLVALALDQVPAASADSLEGDSSEDRAFRVRIAGDAPLYGVLGGALTIPCHVHYLRPPPSRRAAPGSPRVKWTFLSGGREAEVLVARGLRVKVSEAYRFRVALPAYPASLTDVSLALSELRPNDSGIYRCEVQHGIDDSSDAVEVKVKGVVFLYREGSARYAFSFNGAQEACARIGARIATPEQLYAAYLGGYEQCDAGWLSDQTVRYPIQTPREACYGDMDGYPGVRNYGVVDPDDLYDVYCYAEDLNGELFLGAPPEKLTLEEAQAYCQDRGAEIATTGQLYAAWDGGLDRCSPGWLADGSVRYPIVTPSQRCGGGLPGVKTLFLFPNQTGFPNKHSRFNVYCFRDNAQPSAVPEASNSASDPASDGLEAIVTVTETLKELQLPQEAVESESRGAIYSIPIMEDGGGGTSTPEDPAEAPRIFLELETQSTEPPTGSSEEEYYKVLEEEEKNKDEEEKEEEEEEEEVEDEALWTWPSELGSPGPEASFPTELVREDSLPQASPTAREVLWPHASATPKGESEAPGPPRVHGPPTETLPTPREGNLASPPPSTPVGVREVGEELGSPELSGVPRGESEETGSSEEVPSLLPATRTPESTRELEAPSEENSGRTAPAGTSVHAQPVLPTDSASSGVAVAPASGDCVPSPCHNGGTCMEEEEGVRCLCLPGYGGNLCDVGLRFCNPGWDAFQGACYKHFSTRRSWEEAETQCRLYGAHLASISTPEEQDFINNRYREYQWIGLNDRTIEGDFLWSDGVPLLYENWNPGQPDSYFLSGENCVVMVWHDQGQWSDVPCNYHLSYTCKMGLVSCGPPPELPLAQVFGRPRLRYEVDTVLRYQCREGLAQRNLPLIRCQENGHWEPLQISCVPRRPARALHPMKATERHQARLLGHWKARLTTPSSPTPGP, encoded by the exons ATGGCCCCACTGCTCCTGTCCCTGCTGGTAGCCCTGGCCCTGGACCAGgtccctgcagcctcagctgattCACTGGAAGGGGACAGCTCAG AGGACCGGGCCTTCCGCGTGCGCATCGCGGGCGACGCGCCGCTGTACGGCGTGCTCGGCGGCGCCCTCACCATCCCGTGCCACGTCCACTACCTGCGGCCGCCGCCGAGCCGTCGCGCCGCGCCAGGCTCTCCGCGGGTCAAGTGGACCTTTCTGTCTGGGGGCCGGGAGGCCGAGGTGCTGGTGGCGCGGGGCCTGCGCGTCAAGGTGAGCGAAGCCTACCGGTTCCGCGTGGCGCTGCCCGCCTACCCGGCATCGCTCACCGACGTCTCCCTGGCGCTGAGCGAGCTGCGGCCCAACGACTCGGGCATCTACCGCTGCGAGGTCCAGCATGGCATAGATGACAGCAGCGACGCTGTGGAGGTCAAGGTCAAAG GGGTTGTCTTTCTCTACCGGGAGGGCTCTGCCCGATATGCCTTCTCCTTCAACGGTGCCCAGGAAGCCTGTGCCCGCATTGGAGCCCGCATCGCCACCCCTGAGCAGCTCTACGCTGCCTACCTCGGAGGCTATGAACAGTGTGATGCCGGCTGGCTGTCTGATCAGACCGTGAG GTATCCCATCCAGACTCCACGAGAAGCCTGTTATGGAGACATGGATGGCTACCCTGGGGTCCGGAACTATGGGGTGGTGGACCCGGATGACCTCTATGATGTCTATTGTTATGCTGAAGACCTAAATG GAGAGTTGTTCCTGGGTGCTCCTCCAGAAAAGCTGACATTGGAGGAGGCACAGGCATACTGCCAGGATCGGGGTGCAGAGATTGCCACCACAGGCCAGCTGTATGCAGCCTGGGATGGTGGCCTGGACCGCTGCAGCCCAGGCTGGCTGGCAGATGGCAGTGTGCGCTACCCCATTGTCACACCCAGCCAGCGATGTGGAGGGGGCCTGCCTGGCGTCAAGACCCTCTTCCTTTTCCCCAACCAGACTGGCTTCCCCAACAAGCACAGCCGCTTTAACGTCTATTGCTTCCGAG ACAATGCCCAGCCCTCTGCCGTTCCTGAGGCCTCCAACTCAGCCTCTGACCCAGCCTCTGATGGACTGGAGGCCATCGTCACTGTGACGGAGACACTGAAAGAGCTGCAGCTGCCTCAGGAAGCTGTGGAGAGTGAGTCCCGTGGAGCCATCTACTCCATTCCCATCATGGAGGATGGAGGAGGTGGCACCTCCACTCCAGAAGACCCTGCAGAGGCCCCTAGGATCTTCCTAG AATTAGAAACCCAATCCACTGAACCACCCACCGGGTCCTCAGAAGAGGAATATTACAAGGTgctggaggaagaagaaaagaacaaggatgaagaagagaaagaggaggaggaagaagaggaggaggtggaggacgAGGCCCTGTGGACCTGGCCCAGCGAGCTCGGCAGCCCCGGCCCAGAGGCCTCTTTCCCCACGGAGCTGGTCCGGGAGGACTCACTGCCTCAGGCATCCCCGACAGCAAGGGAAGTCCTGTGGCCTCATGCCTCGGCAACTCCCaaaggagagtcagaggctcccgGGCCTCCGAGGGTCCATGGACCACCCACTGAGACCCTGCCCACTCCCAGGGAGGGGAACTTGGCATCCCCACCACCTTCCACGCCAGTTGGGGTgagagaggtgggggaggagtTGGGGAGTCCTGAGCTGTCTGGGGTCCCCAGAGGAGAGAGTGAGGAGACAGGGAGCTCCGAGGAGGTCCCTTCCCTGCTTCCAGCCACACGGACCCCTGAGAGCACCAGGGAGCTGGAGGCCCCCTCCGAAGAGAATTCTGGAAGAACTGCCCCAGCAGGGACCTCGGTGCATGCCCAGCCGGTGCTGCCCACTGACAGCGCCAGCAGTGGAGTGGCCGTGGCCCCCGCATCAG GTGACTGtgtccccagcccctgccacAATGGTGGGACAtgcatggaggaggaggagggggtccGCTGCCTGTGCTTGCCTGGCTATGGGGGGAACCTGTGCGATGTTG GCCTGCGCTTCTGCAACCCCGGTTGGGACGCCTTCCAGGGCGCCTGCTACAAGCACTTTTCTACACGGAGGAGCTGGGAGGAGGCAGAGACCCAGTGCCGATTGTACGGCGCACACCTAGCTAGCATCAGCACGCCCGAGGAACAGGACTTCATCAACA ATCGATACAGGGAGTACCAGTGGATTGGGCTCAACGACCGGACCATTGAAGGCGATTTCTTGTGGTCAGACGGCGTCCCCTTG CTCTATGAGAACTGGAACCCTGGGCAGCCTGACAGCTACTTCCTGTCCGGAGAGAACTGCGTGGTCATGGTGTGGCATGATCAGGGACAATGGAGTGATGTGCCCTGCAACTACCACCTGTCCTACACCTGCAAGATGGGGCTGG TGTCCTGTGGGCCCCCGCCAGAGCTGCCCTTGGCTCAAGTGTTTGGCCGTCCACGGCTGCGCTATGAGGTGGATACCGTACTTCGATACCAGTGCCGGGAAGGGCTGGCTCAGCGCAACCTGCCACTAATCCGCTGCCAGGAGAATGGTCACTGGGAGCCCCTCCAGATCTCTTGTGTACCCCGTAGGCCT GCCCGAGCTCTGCATCCAATGAAGGCCACAGAAAGACATCAGGCGAGGCTACTGGGGCACTGGAAGGCGCGATTGACCACTCCTTCCAGCCCCACTCCAGGTCCTTAG
- the BCAN gene encoding brevican core protein isoform X4 — MAPLLLSLLVALALDQVPAASADSLEGDSSEDRAFRVRIAGDAPLYGVLGGALTIPCHVHYLRPPPSRRAAPGSPRVKWTFLSGGREAEVLVARGLRVKVSEAYRFRVALPAYPASLTDVSLALSELRPNDSGIYRCEVQHGIDDSSDAVEVKVKGVVFLYREGSARYAFSFNGAQEACARIGARIATPEQLYAAYLGGYEQCDAGWLSDQTVRYPIQTPREACYGDMDGYPGVRNYGVVDPDDLYDVYCYAEDLNDNAQPSAVPEASNSASDPASDGLEAIVTVTETLKELQLPQEAVESESRGAIYSIPIMEDGGGGTSTPEDPAEAPRIFLELETQSTEPPTGSSEEEYYKVLEEEEKNKDEEEKEEEEEEEEVEDEALWTWPSELGSPGPEASFPTELVREDSLPQASPTAREVLWPHASATPKGESEAPGPPRVHGPPTETLPTPREGNLASPPPSTPVGVREVGEELGSPELSGVPRGESEETGSSEEVPSLLPATRTPESTRELEAPSEENSGRTAPAGTSVHAQPVLPTDSASSGVAVAPASGDCVPSPCHNGGTCMEEEEGVRCLCLPGYGGNLCDVGLRFCNPGWDAFQGACYKHFSTRRSWEEAETQCRLYGAHLASISTPEEQDFINNRYREYQWIGLNDRTIEGDFLWSDGVPLLYENWNPGQPDSYFLSGENCVVMVWHDQGQWSDVPCNYHLSYTCKMGLVSCGPPPELPLAQVFGRPRLRYEVDTVLRYQCREGLAQRNLPLIRCQENGHWEPLQISCVPRRPARALHPMKATERHQARLLGHWKARLTTPSSPTPGP; from the exons ATGGCCCCACTGCTCCTGTCCCTGCTGGTAGCCCTGGCCCTGGACCAGgtccctgcagcctcagctgattCACTGGAAGGGGACAGCTCAG AGGACCGGGCCTTCCGCGTGCGCATCGCGGGCGACGCGCCGCTGTACGGCGTGCTCGGCGGCGCCCTCACCATCCCGTGCCACGTCCACTACCTGCGGCCGCCGCCGAGCCGTCGCGCCGCGCCAGGCTCTCCGCGGGTCAAGTGGACCTTTCTGTCTGGGGGCCGGGAGGCCGAGGTGCTGGTGGCGCGGGGCCTGCGCGTCAAGGTGAGCGAAGCCTACCGGTTCCGCGTGGCGCTGCCCGCCTACCCGGCATCGCTCACCGACGTCTCCCTGGCGCTGAGCGAGCTGCGGCCCAACGACTCGGGCATCTACCGCTGCGAGGTCCAGCATGGCATAGATGACAGCAGCGACGCTGTGGAGGTCAAGGTCAAAG GGGTTGTCTTTCTCTACCGGGAGGGCTCTGCCCGATATGCCTTCTCCTTCAACGGTGCCCAGGAAGCCTGTGCCCGCATTGGAGCCCGCATCGCCACCCCTGAGCAGCTCTACGCTGCCTACCTCGGAGGCTATGAACAGTGTGATGCCGGCTGGCTGTCTGATCAGACCGTGAG GTATCCCATCCAGACTCCACGAGAAGCCTGTTATGGAGACATGGATGGCTACCCTGGGGTCCGGAACTATGGGGTGGTGGACCCGGATGACCTCTATGATGTCTATTGTTATGCTGAAGACCTAAATG ACAATGCCCAGCCCTCTGCCGTTCCTGAGGCCTCCAACTCAGCCTCTGACCCAGCCTCTGATGGACTGGAGGCCATCGTCACTGTGACGGAGACACTGAAAGAGCTGCAGCTGCCTCAGGAAGCTGTGGAGAGTGAGTCCCGTGGAGCCATCTACTCCATTCCCATCATGGAGGATGGAGGAGGTGGCACCTCCACTCCAGAAGACCCTGCAGAGGCCCCTAGGATCTTCCTAG AATTAGAAACCCAATCCACTGAACCACCCACCGGGTCCTCAGAAGAGGAATATTACAAGGTgctggaggaagaagaaaagaacaaggatgaagaagagaaagaggaggaggaagaagaggaggaggtggaggacgAGGCCCTGTGGACCTGGCCCAGCGAGCTCGGCAGCCCCGGCCCAGAGGCCTCTTTCCCCACGGAGCTGGTCCGGGAGGACTCACTGCCTCAGGCATCCCCGACAGCAAGGGAAGTCCTGTGGCCTCATGCCTCGGCAACTCCCaaaggagagtcagaggctcccgGGCCTCCGAGGGTCCATGGACCACCCACTGAGACCCTGCCCACTCCCAGGGAGGGGAACTTGGCATCCCCACCACCTTCCACGCCAGTTGGGGTgagagaggtgggggaggagtTGGGGAGTCCTGAGCTGTCTGGGGTCCCCAGAGGAGAGAGTGAGGAGACAGGGAGCTCCGAGGAGGTCCCTTCCCTGCTTCCAGCCACACGGACCCCTGAGAGCACCAGGGAGCTGGAGGCCCCCTCCGAAGAGAATTCTGGAAGAACTGCCCCAGCAGGGACCTCGGTGCATGCCCAGCCGGTGCTGCCCACTGACAGCGCCAGCAGTGGAGTGGCCGTGGCCCCCGCATCAG GTGACTGtgtccccagcccctgccacAATGGTGGGACAtgcatggaggaggaggagggggtccGCTGCCTGTGCTTGCCTGGCTATGGGGGGAACCTGTGCGATGTTG GCCTGCGCTTCTGCAACCCCGGTTGGGACGCCTTCCAGGGCGCCTGCTACAAGCACTTTTCTACACGGAGGAGCTGGGAGGAGGCAGAGACCCAGTGCCGATTGTACGGCGCACACCTAGCTAGCATCAGCACGCCCGAGGAACAGGACTTCATCAACA ATCGATACAGGGAGTACCAGTGGATTGGGCTCAACGACCGGACCATTGAAGGCGATTTCTTGTGGTCAGACGGCGTCCCCTTG CTCTATGAGAACTGGAACCCTGGGCAGCCTGACAGCTACTTCCTGTCCGGAGAGAACTGCGTGGTCATGGTGTGGCATGATCAGGGACAATGGAGTGATGTGCCCTGCAACTACCACCTGTCCTACACCTGCAAGATGGGGCTGG TGTCCTGTGGGCCCCCGCCAGAGCTGCCCTTGGCTCAAGTGTTTGGCCGTCCACGGCTGCGCTATGAGGTGGATACCGTACTTCGATACCAGTGCCGGGAAGGGCTGGCTCAGCGCAACCTGCCACTAATCCGCTGCCAGGAGAATGGTCACTGGGAGCCCCTCCAGATCTCTTGTGTACCCCGTAGGCCT GCCCGAGCTCTGCATCCAATGAAGGCCACAGAAAGACATCAGGCGAGGCTACTGGGGCACTGGAAGGCGCGATTGACCACTCCTTCCAGCCCCACTCCAGGTCCTTAG